In Xiphophorus maculatus strain JP 163 A chromosome 18, X_maculatus-5.0-male, whole genome shotgun sequence, a single genomic region encodes these proteins:
- the tbx2 gene encoding T-box transcription factor TBX2 isoform X2, with product MRDPVFTGTAMAYHPFHPHRPTDFPMSAFLAAAQPSFFPALSLPPGALTKPIPEHGLAGAAEAGLHPALSHHQAAHLRSMKSLEPEEEVDDDPKVTLEAKDLWDQFHKLGTEMVITKSGRRMFPPFKVRINGLDKKAKYILLMDIVAADDCRYKFHNSRWMVAGKADPEMPKRMYIHPDSPATGEQWMAKPVAFHKLKLTNNISDKHGFTILNSMHKYQPRFHIVRANDILKLPYSTFRTYVFPETEFVAVTAYQNDKITQLKIDNNPFAKGFRDTGNGRREKRKQLTMPSLRMYEDQCKADREGADSDASSSEPQAGRDAVHSPLGASTSPLRFSRPSRDEKTLTDSEQELEQQDERCTGSNSPGTEPVSPYSSRCEERVRDRPSAEKKDESIFSIRNLEKDKAESRHRKDTTEVLTKDAEAGGTAATKDTFSPLVVQTESPSHFSPGHLQSLALSGLHSQQFFNPLSTGSPLLFHPGQFAMAPGAFSAMGMGHLLASVSGASGLENGSLSAQGTGGTPNPFPFHLSQHMLASQGIPMPPFGGLFPYPYTYMAAAAAAASASALPATSTSSPLSRNPFLGSSRPRLRFNPYQLPVSLAQSSSLLTTGLPSGLSLGNESSKPGSRESSPAPDHHSNHKTGGLGGRVASPKTSMKDSVNELQSIQRLVSGLEGQRESSPTADSPK from the exons ATGAGAGATCCAGTTTTCACAGGGACTGCGATGGCTTATCACCCTTTCCACCCACACCGGCCGACCGACTTCCCCATGTCCGCCTTTCTAGCGGCCGCGCAGCCTTCCTTCTTCCCGGCGCTCAGCCTTCCTCCCGGGGCGCTCACCAAGCCTATCCCGGAGCACGGCCTGGCCGGGGCGGCGGAGGCTGGACTCCACCCGGCCCTCAGCCACCATCAGGCGGCTCATCTGCGCAGCATGAAGAGCCTGGAGCCCGAGGAGGAAGTGGATGACGACCCAAAAGTAACCCTGGAAGCCAAGGATCTTTGGGACCAGTTTCATAAACTCGGAACGGAGATGGTTATTACTAAGTCTGGAAG AAGGATGTTTCCCCCGTTCAAGGTGCGGATAAACGGCCTAGATAAAAAAGCCAAATACATCCTGCTGATGGACATCGTGGCGGCGGACGACTGCCGCTACAAGTTCCACAACTCTCGCTGGATGGTTGCGGGCAAGGCCGACCCGGAGATGCCCAAGAGGATGTACATCCACCCGGATAGCCCGGCCACCGGCGAGCAGTGGATGGCCAAGCCTGTTGCCTTCCACAAACTCAAGCTGACCAACAACATTTCGGACAAGCACGGATTT ACCATCCTGAACTCCATGCACAAGTACCAGCCCAGGTTCCACATAGTGCGGGCCAACGACATCCTGAAGCTGCCCTACAGCACCTTCAGAACCTACGTGTTCCCAGAGACTGAGTTCGTGGCGGTGACGGCCTACCAGAACGACAAG ATAACGCAGCTGAAAATTGACAACAACCCTTTCGCTAAAGGATTCAGAGACACGGGCAACGGCAGGAGAGAGAAAAG gAAACAGTTGACCATGCCTTCGCTGCGGATGTATGAGGACCAATGCAAAGCGGACCGGGAGGGCGCGGATTCGGACGCCTCCTCTAGCGAGCCTCAGGCCGGCCGGGATGCAGTCCACTCCCCGCTGGGCGCCAGCACCAGCCCGCTAAGGTTCAGCAGGCCCAGCCGAG aTGAGAAAACGCTCACGGACAGTGAGCAGGAGCTGGAGCAGCAGGACGAGCGCTGCACAGGCTCCAACAGCCCAGGGACTGAACCTGTGTCCCCTTACAGCTCCAGGTGTGAGGAGCGTGTGAGGGACCGGCCCAGTGCCGAGAAGAAGGATGAATCCATATTCAGTATAAGGAACCTAGAGAAGGACAAAGCAGAGAGCAGGCACAGGAAGGACACCACAGAGGTGTTGACTAAGGACGCTGAGGCTGGAGGCACGGCTGCCACTAAGGACACATTCTCCCCTCTAGTGGTCCAAACTGAGAGCCCCTCGCACTTCAGCCCAGGTCACCTACAAAGCCTGGCTCTGTCTGGGCTCCACAGTCAGCAGTTCTTTAACCCCCTGAGCACCGGATCGCCGCTTTTGTTTCATCCCGGCCAGTTTGCCATGGCCCCTGGAGCCTTTTCTGCTATGGGAATGGGGCATCTATTGGCCTCTGTTTCAGGAGCAAGTGGTTTGGAAAACGGCAGCCTCTCTGCCCAGGGCACAGGAGGAACTCCTAACCCTTTCCCCTTCCATCTGTCTCAGCACATGCTTGCCTCTCAG GGCATCCCCATGCCTCCTTTTGGAGGTCTTTTCCCGTATCCGTACACCTACatggcagctgcagcagctgcagcttcggCCTCAGCGCTCCCTGCGACCAGCACCTCCAGCCCGCTCTCCAGAAATCCCTTCCTGGGCTCGTCCCGTCCCCGCCTACGCTTCAACCCCTACCAGCTCCCCGTGTCGCTGGCCCAGAGCTCCAGCCTCCTCACTACTGGTCTGCCCAGCGGCCTCAGCCTGGGCAACGAGTCATCCAAACCTGGCAGCAGGGAGAGCAGCCCGGCCCCAGATCACCACAGCAACCATAAGACAGGGGGATTGGGTGGAAGGGTGGCCTCTCCCAAAACCTCCATGAAGGACTCTGTAAACGAGCTGCAGAGCATTCAGAGACTGGTCAGTGGCCTGGAGGGCCAGCGGGAATCCTCTCCCACTGCAGACTCTCCAAAGTGA
- the tbx2 gene encoding T-box transcription factor TBX2 isoform X1: MRDPVFTGTAMAYHPFHPHRPTDFPMSAFLAAAQPSFFPALSLPPGALTKPIPEHGLAGAAEAGLHPALSHHQAAHLRSMKSLEPEEEVDDDPKVTLEAKDLWDQFHKLGTEMVITKSGRRMFPPFKVRINGLDKKAKYILLMDIVAADDCRYKFHNSRWMVAGKADPEMPKRMYIHPDSPATGEQWMAKPVAFHKLKLTNNISDKHGFVQTILNSMHKYQPRFHIVRANDILKLPYSTFRTYVFPETEFVAVTAYQNDKITQLKIDNNPFAKGFRDTGNGRREKRKQLTMPSLRMYEDQCKADREGADSDASSSEPQAGRDAVHSPLGASTSPLRFSRPSRDEKTLTDSEQELEQQDERCTGSNSPGTEPVSPYSSRCEERVRDRPSAEKKDESIFSIRNLEKDKAESRHRKDTTEVLTKDAEAGGTAATKDTFSPLVVQTESPSHFSPGHLQSLALSGLHSQQFFNPLSTGSPLLFHPGQFAMAPGAFSAMGMGHLLASVSGASGLENGSLSAQGTGGTPNPFPFHLSQHMLASQGIPMPPFGGLFPYPYTYMAAAAAAASASALPATSTSSPLSRNPFLGSSRPRLRFNPYQLPVSLAQSSSLLTTGLPSGLSLGNESSKPGSRESSPAPDHHSNHKTGGLGGRVASPKTSMKDSVNELQSIQRLVSGLEGQRESSPTADSPK, translated from the exons ATGAGAGATCCAGTTTTCACAGGGACTGCGATGGCTTATCACCCTTTCCACCCACACCGGCCGACCGACTTCCCCATGTCCGCCTTTCTAGCGGCCGCGCAGCCTTCCTTCTTCCCGGCGCTCAGCCTTCCTCCCGGGGCGCTCACCAAGCCTATCCCGGAGCACGGCCTGGCCGGGGCGGCGGAGGCTGGACTCCACCCGGCCCTCAGCCACCATCAGGCGGCTCATCTGCGCAGCATGAAGAGCCTGGAGCCCGAGGAGGAAGTGGATGACGACCCAAAAGTAACCCTGGAAGCCAAGGATCTTTGGGACCAGTTTCATAAACTCGGAACGGAGATGGTTATTACTAAGTCTGGAAG AAGGATGTTTCCCCCGTTCAAGGTGCGGATAAACGGCCTAGATAAAAAAGCCAAATACATCCTGCTGATGGACATCGTGGCGGCGGACGACTGCCGCTACAAGTTCCACAACTCTCGCTGGATGGTTGCGGGCAAGGCCGACCCGGAGATGCCCAAGAGGATGTACATCCACCCGGATAGCCCGGCCACCGGCGAGCAGTGGATGGCCAAGCCTGTTGCCTTCCACAAACTCAAGCTGACCAACAACATTTCGGACAAGCACGGATTT gtcCAGACCATCCTGAACTCCATGCACAAGTACCAGCCCAGGTTCCACATAGTGCGGGCCAACGACATCCTGAAGCTGCCCTACAGCACCTTCAGAACCTACGTGTTCCCAGAGACTGAGTTCGTGGCGGTGACGGCCTACCAGAACGACAAG ATAACGCAGCTGAAAATTGACAACAACCCTTTCGCTAAAGGATTCAGAGACACGGGCAACGGCAGGAGAGAGAAAAG gAAACAGTTGACCATGCCTTCGCTGCGGATGTATGAGGACCAATGCAAAGCGGACCGGGAGGGCGCGGATTCGGACGCCTCCTCTAGCGAGCCTCAGGCCGGCCGGGATGCAGTCCACTCCCCGCTGGGCGCCAGCACCAGCCCGCTAAGGTTCAGCAGGCCCAGCCGAG aTGAGAAAACGCTCACGGACAGTGAGCAGGAGCTGGAGCAGCAGGACGAGCGCTGCACAGGCTCCAACAGCCCAGGGACTGAACCTGTGTCCCCTTACAGCTCCAGGTGTGAGGAGCGTGTGAGGGACCGGCCCAGTGCCGAGAAGAAGGATGAATCCATATTCAGTATAAGGAACCTAGAGAAGGACAAAGCAGAGAGCAGGCACAGGAAGGACACCACAGAGGTGTTGACTAAGGACGCTGAGGCTGGAGGCACGGCTGCCACTAAGGACACATTCTCCCCTCTAGTGGTCCAAACTGAGAGCCCCTCGCACTTCAGCCCAGGTCACCTACAAAGCCTGGCTCTGTCTGGGCTCCACAGTCAGCAGTTCTTTAACCCCCTGAGCACCGGATCGCCGCTTTTGTTTCATCCCGGCCAGTTTGCCATGGCCCCTGGAGCCTTTTCTGCTATGGGAATGGGGCATCTATTGGCCTCTGTTTCAGGAGCAAGTGGTTTGGAAAACGGCAGCCTCTCTGCCCAGGGCACAGGAGGAACTCCTAACCCTTTCCCCTTCCATCTGTCTCAGCACATGCTTGCCTCTCAG GGCATCCCCATGCCTCCTTTTGGAGGTCTTTTCCCGTATCCGTACACCTACatggcagctgcagcagctgcagcttcggCCTCAGCGCTCCCTGCGACCAGCACCTCCAGCCCGCTCTCCAGAAATCCCTTCCTGGGCTCGTCCCGTCCCCGCCTACGCTTCAACCCCTACCAGCTCCCCGTGTCGCTGGCCCAGAGCTCCAGCCTCCTCACTACTGGTCTGCCCAGCGGCCTCAGCCTGGGCAACGAGTCATCCAAACCTGGCAGCAGGGAGAGCAGCCCGGCCCCAGATCACCACAGCAACCATAAGACAGGGGGATTGGGTGGAAGGGTGGCCTCTCCCAAAACCTCCATGAAGGACTCTGTAAACGAGCTGCAGAGCATTCAGAGACTGGTCAGTGGCCTGGAGGGCCAGCGGGAATCCTCTCCCACTGCAGACTCTCCAAAGTGA